In a single window of the Raphanus sativus cultivar WK10039 chromosome 9, ASM80110v3, whole genome shotgun sequence genome:
- the LOC108828169 gene encoding nudix hydrolase 3-like — MEKEIEAMAEEHFDVLTKSGEKTGVSKPRSEIHRDGDYHRSVHVCIFVESTQELLLQLRSDDKDSWPGQWDISSAGHISAGDPSLISAQRELEEELGVKLPKDAFEKLFVFLQECVINDGKFINNEFNDVYLVTILHPIPLEAFTLQKEEVSAVKYIPYEEYRNLLSKEDPAYVPYDLNGDYGKLFDIIRQRCQVNNEARSLSIQKQLQRYSPVTLEAKLTELSEADQKALGLIVKAAKVIDDIFHEQLWHSNPALRDWLKDHANASELDKLKWKYFLINKSPWSSLDENEPFLTTADSAVKLLPEATKPIDGWKGLEYRAAFPLTKPPGGNFYPPDMDKMEFTSWLSCLTEEQKRAATGFFSVIKRRSEANLDASLSDHLPDSTKKLPDSNSDLYSSPYSEIYRPFLTKASELLHKAGDLVTSQSLKKLLHRKAEAFLSNDYYESDIAWMDLDSKLDVTIGPYETYEDEMFGYKASFEAFIGIRDDKATADLKLFGDNLKLLEDNLPLDSVYKSKDVSAAPIRVIQLIYNSGDVNGPQTVAFNLPNDEQILKERGTSMVMLKNVQEAKFEHILKPIAEIIISKEQRGFVDFDSFFTHTICHECCHGIGPHSITLPDGRTSSVRKELQNVYSAVEEAKADIVGLWALKFLITKGLLSKSMEESMYVSFLAGCFRSIRFGLTEAHGKGQALQFNWLYEKGAFVFHEDATFSVDFTKIEDAVESLSHEILTIQGRGDKNAATLLLNKYCTITGPLKIALEKLESVKVPVDITPTFPLADAFLN, encoded by the exons ATGGAGAAAGAGATAGAAGCTATGGCGGAGGAGCACTTCGACGTTCTGACCAAATCCGGAGAGAAGACCGGTGTGTCCAAACCCAG GTCAGAGATTCACCGAGATGGAGATTACCATCGTTCAGTTCATGTCTGCATCTTTGTGGAGAGTACTCAGGAACTGCTTCTCCAACTCCGCTCTGATGATAAAGATTCTTGGCCTGGACAATGGGACATCTCTAGTGCTGGTCATATCTCAGCCGGTGATCCATCTCTTATATCGGCTCA GCGAGAGCTTGAGGAAGAGCTTGGCGTAAAACTCCCAAAGGATGCATTTGAGAAGTTATTCGTCTTCCTGCAAGAATg CGTCATAAACGAtggaaaattcataaataatgaGTTCAATGATGTGTATCTTGTTACAATTCTGCATCCAATCCCATTAGAAGCCTTTACTCTTcaa AAAGAGGAAGTCTCTGCTGTAAAATACATACCTTATGAAGAATACAGAAACCTTCTGTCCAAGGAAGATCCTGCTTATGTGCCTTATGATCTAAATGGAGACTATGGAAAACTATTTGACATAATCAGACAGAG GTGCCAAGTGAACAATGAAGCTCGTAGTTTATCTATACAGAAACAACTCCAGAGATATTCTCCTGTCACCCTGGAAGCAAAA TTGACAGAACTCTCTGAGGCAGATCAGAAAGCTCTGGGTCTAATCGTGAAGGCTGCAAAAGTTATTGATGATATTTTCCATGAGCAG CTTTGGCACAGCAATCCAGCTCTAAGAGATTGGCTGAAGGATCATGCTAATGCATCAGAACTGGACAAATTAAAATGGAAATACTTCCTGATCAACAAAAGTCCATG GTCGTCTCTGGATGAAAACGAACCGTTCTTGACTACGGCTGATTCAGCTGTAAAGTTGCTTCCTGAAGCAACGAAGCCTATTGATGGCTGGAAGGGTCTTGAATATAGAGCAGCTTTTCCTTTGACTAAACCACCTGGTGGAAATTTCTACCCTCCGGATATGGATAAGATG GAGTTCACCTCATGGCTCAGTTGTCTTACTGAAGAGCAAAAGCGTGCTGCAACAGGATTTTTCAGTGTTATAAAAAGGCGAAGTGAAGCTAATCTAGATGCTTCTCTATCTGACCATCTCCCTGATAGCACAAAGAAGTTACCAGACTCTAACTCCGATCTGTATAGTAGTCCCTATTCGGAGATATATCGACCTTTCCTTACAAAAGCCTCTGAACTTTTGCACAAAGCTGGAGACTTGGTCACTTCACAGAG TTTGAAGAAGCTGTTGCACAGAAAAGCTGAAGCCTTCCTTTCGAATGACTACTATGAGTCAGACATTGCATGGATGGACTTG GATTCAAAACTGGATGTTACCATTGGTCCATATGAGACGTACGAAGATGAAATGTTTGGTTACAAG GCTTCGTTTGAGGCCTTCATCGGCATTCGAGATGATAAAGCCACAGCTGATCTGAAACTCTTTGGTGACAATCTAAAG CTATTGGAAGACAATCTCCCGCTTGACAGTGTATACAAATCAAAAGATGTGTCTGCTGCTCCTATTCGGGTCATCCAGTTAATTTACAATTCCGGA GATGTGAACGGTCCTCAGACTGTTGCTTTCAATTTGCCCAACGACGAGCAAATCCTCAAAGAAAGAGGAACATCAATGGTTATGCTCAAAAACGTTCAAGAAGCAAA GTTTGAACATATTCTAAAGCCTATAGCTGAAATCATCATCAGCAAGGAACAGCGAGGATTTGTTGATTTTGATTCTTTCTTTACTCACACCATTTGCCATGAGTGTTGTCATGGCATTGGCCCACATAGCATAACACTCCCTGATGGTCGAACCTCTTCAGTGAGAAAG GAACTGCAAAACGTTTACTCTGCAGTGGAAGAAGCAAAGGCAGATATAGTTGGTCTTTGGGCACTAAAGTTTCTCATCACCAAG GGTCTGCTTTCCAAGAGTATGGAGGAGAGTATGTATGTTTCTTTCCTAGCTGGATGCTTTCGATCCATCCGGTTTGGTCTCACAGAAGCTCATGG GAAAGGGCAAGCGTTGCAGTTTAACTGGTTGTATGAGAAAGGAGCCTTTGTTTTCCACGAGGACGCTACATTCTCGGTTGATTTCACTAAG ATAGAAGATGCAGTTGAGAGTTTGAGCCATGAGATACTCACAATCCAAGGAAGAGGTGACAAAAACGCAGCGACATTGCTTCTAAACAAGTACTGCACCATCACCGGACCGTTGAAAATCGCTCTGGAGAAGCTCGAGAGTGTTAAG GTACCAGTGGATATAACTCCGACATTTCCATTAGCAGACGCGTTTTTGAACTGA